One Brevibacterium spongiae DNA segment encodes these proteins:
- a CDS encoding polyprenol monophosphomannose synthase: MLSKILVVIPTYNERLALPVTLSGLFEQQPEIDVLIVDDGSPDGTGEWADEQAQSDPRISVLHRSEKSGLGMAYIAGFEWALERDYEIICEFDADGSHRPLDLEQLLSVARAGEADLVIGSRWVPGGTIVDWPKSRFFLSRGANVYVNAAMGLGVKDATAGFRAYTREVLEELDLSGVQSQGYCFQIDMTYRTVEAGFRIAEVPIVFVERELGESKMSGSIISEAFTKVAGWGLARRRRQLRRLLTRTSALT; this comes from the coding sequence GTGCTTTCCAAGATCCTCGTCGTCATTCCGACCTACAACGAACGACTCGCCCTCCCCGTCACCCTCTCCGGGCTCTTCGAACAGCAGCCGGAGATCGATGTCCTCATCGTCGATGACGGCTCGCCCGACGGCACGGGGGAGTGGGCAGACGAACAGGCGCAGTCGGATCCCCGCATCAGCGTCCTCCACCGGAGCGAGAAATCGGGCCTGGGCATGGCCTATATCGCCGGATTCGAATGGGCTCTGGAACGCGACTACGAGATCATCTGCGAATTCGACGCCGACGGATCGCACCGTCCGCTCGATCTCGAGCAGCTGCTGTCCGTGGCTCGGGCGGGTGAGGCCGACCTCGTCATCGGATCACGGTGGGTGCCGGGCGGCACGATCGTCGACTGGCCGAAGTCGCGGTTCTTCCTCTCCCGGGGAGCCAACGTCTACGTCAATGCCGCGATGGGTCTGGGAGTCAAGGACGCGACCGCAGGTTTCCGCGCCTACACCCGCGAGGTGCTCGAAGAACTCGACCTCTCCGGTGTGCAGTCGCAGGGGTACTGCTTCCAGATCGATATGACCTACCGCACCGTCGAAGCCGGCTTCCGCATCGCCGAGGTTCCCATCGTCTTCGTCGAACGTGAGCTCGGCGAGTCGAAGATGAGCGGATCGATCATCTCCGAAGCTTTCACGAAGGTCGCCGGCTGGGGATTGGCTCGTCGCCGCAGACAGCTGCGCCGACTGCTGACCCGCACCAGCGCACTCACGTGA
- the secA2 gene encoding accessory Sec system translocase SecA2 encodes MGFFSRLLNRPGAHAEKATGWFERAAEDLAAAGREYSELSDAELTEAAGEVFASGSQQQMLTRYCALAREAGSRALDETAYDTQLRGLIGLLQGSIVQMATGEGKTLVGALAAAGYALQGRRVHVVSVNDYLAVRDRKWMKPLFDLLGVRSAAISGAQDDDERRQAYQAEVVYASVTEVGFDVLRDRFLTDDADLRVPDRDVVIVDEADSVLIDEARVPLVLAGSASVEDADAAIAALVAELSPDTHFEVSPDRNAVSLTDAGVDRVEEELDVELFGEDSETLAAVNLALYARALVKRDVDYLVVDGRVKLISSSRGRVAELQRWPDGLQAAVEAKENLGTTDSGEILDQMTVEELVHGYETVCGMTGTALAVGDDLREFYNLEIVPIDTHLPVVRIDEPDRLFTYQESKERAIVEEVADNHARRRPVLIGTSSVAESESLAQRLSERGIDAAVLNAKDDTHEAEIIAGAGAPGAVTVSTQMAGRGTDIRLADDDVAEAGGLLVIGAGRYPSSRLDDQLRGRAGRQGDPGTSVFFTSLEDELVTRVPEIQRFVSEGDETGLIDSKRALGLVEHAQRIAEGQNTALHRDTWRFNELMAKQRELVLERRTEIRKDDGPVEQLRSELGDRAEQIAAEHSEELLDEVLREVMLFHLDSRWVDHLAFLNDLREGIHLRTFAREKPHEAFNAESIRVFSSFWSDVIEDSKTTIAEAEITAEGIDLESHGLKRPSSTWTYLTTENAFGSDIENIVKKVRR; translated from the coding sequence ATGGGATTCTTTTCACGCCTGCTCAACCGACCCGGCGCTCACGCGGAGAAGGCAACGGGTTGGTTCGAACGCGCGGCCGAGGACCTCGCCGCTGCCGGACGTGAATACTCCGAGCTCAGCGATGCCGAACTCACCGAGGCCGCCGGCGAGGTCTTCGCCTCGGGAAGCCAGCAGCAGATGCTCACCCGCTACTGCGCTCTCGCCCGCGAGGCCGGTTCGCGTGCCCTGGACGAAACCGCGTATGACACACAGCTGCGCGGACTCATCGGGCTCCTCCAAGGCAGCATCGTGCAGATGGCGACCGGTGAGGGCAAGACCCTCGTCGGAGCCTTGGCCGCAGCCGGATACGCCCTGCAGGGACGCCGCGTCCACGTCGTCAGCGTCAATGACTACCTGGCCGTGCGCGACCGGAAGTGGATGAAACCGCTCTTCGACCTCCTCGGTGTGCGGTCGGCGGCGATCTCGGGGGCGCAGGACGACGACGAACGACGTCAGGCGTATCAGGCCGAGGTCGTCTACGCCTCGGTGACCGAGGTCGGATTCGATGTCCTGCGGGACCGCTTCCTCACCGATGATGCGGACCTGCGTGTTCCCGACCGCGACGTCGTCATCGTCGACGAAGCCGATTCCGTGCTCATCGATGAGGCCCGTGTCCCCCTCGTCCTGGCCGGGTCGGCCAGCGTCGAAGACGCCGACGCCGCGATCGCAGCACTCGTGGCCGAACTCAGCCCCGATACCCACTTCGAGGTCAGCCCCGACCGGAACGCCGTGTCACTGACCGATGCCGGAGTCGACCGTGTCGAAGAGGAACTCGATGTCGAACTCTTCGGTGAGGACTCCGAGACGCTGGCCGCCGTCAACCTCGCACTCTACGCTCGAGCCCTGGTCAAACGCGATGTCGACTATCTCGTCGTCGATGGTCGGGTCAAACTCATCTCCTCGTCCCGCGGACGCGTCGCGGAGCTGCAGCGCTGGCCCGACGGACTCCAGGCCGCCGTCGAAGCCAAAGAGAACCTCGGCACCACCGACAGCGGTGAGATCCTCGACCAGATGACCGTCGAAGAACTCGTCCACGGCTATGAGACAGTGTGCGGAATGACGGGCACGGCTCTGGCCGTCGGCGACGATCTGCGCGAGTTCTACAATCTCGAGATCGTGCCCATCGACACCCACCTGCCGGTCGTCCGCATCGACGAACCCGACCGCCTCTTCACCTATCAGGAGTCGAAGGAGCGCGCGATCGTCGAGGAAGTCGCGGACAACCACGCCCGCCGTCGGCCGGTGCTCATCGGCACCTCGTCGGTGGCCGAAAGCGAATCACTCGCCCAGCGCCTGAGCGAACGCGGCATCGACGCCGCAGTCCTCAACGCGAAGGACGACACTCATGAGGCCGAGATCATCGCCGGAGCCGGTGCGCCGGGAGCCGTGACGGTGTCCACGCAGATGGCGGGGCGCGGCACCGATATCCGGCTCGCCGATGACGACGTCGCCGAGGCAGGCGGTCTGCTCGTCATCGGAGCCGGACGCTATCCGTCCTCCCGCCTCGATGATCAGCTGCGCGGTCGTGCCGGGCGACAGGGAGATCCGGGAACCTCAGTGTTCTTCACAAGTCTGGAAGATGAGCTGGTCACTCGCGTCCCGGAGATCCAACGGTTCGTCTCCGAAGGCGACGAGACCGGACTCATCGACTCCAAGCGCGCCCTCGGCCTCGTCGAACATGCTCAGCGCATCGCAGAGGGACAGAACACGGCACTGCACCGCGACACCTGGCGGTTCAACGAGCTCATGGCCAAGCAGCGAGAACTCGTCTTGGAACGTCGCACGGAGATCCGCAAGGACGACGGTCCTGTCGAACAGCTGCGCAGCGAACTCGGCGACAGAGCCGAGCAGATCGCGGCCGAACACTCCGAAGAGCTCCTCGACGAGGTGCTGCGGGAAGTCATGCTCTTCCACCTCGACTCCCGCTGGGTCGATCATCTGGCGTTCCTCAACGATCTGCGCGAAGGCATCCACCTGCGCACCTTCGCGCGGGAGAAGCCGCATGAGGCGTTCAACGCGGAATCCATCCGCGTCTTCTCCTCATTCTGGTCCGATGTCATCGAGGATTCGAAGACCACCATCGCGGAGGCCGAGATCACGGCCGAGGGAATCGATCTCGAGTCCCACGGCCTCAAGCGACCCTCGTCGACGTGGACCTACCTGACGACGGAGAACGCCTTCGGCTCGGACATCGAGAACATCGTCAAGAAGGTCCGCCGCTGA
- a CDS encoding DEAD/DEAH box helicase — MTDSTRPSDPTAAEETLSPSAAYADFRARADFARTPLGRFMARTDFELDDFQIEACSHLQEGEDVLVTAPTGAGKTLIAEFAVELARDEGKRVFYTTPIKALSNQKFNDLATVHGAENVGLLTGDTSIRRDAPIIVMTTEVLRNMLYNDLGGLSDLGFVVLDEVHYLADRFRGPVWEEVIIHLPDRVQMVSLSATVSNVEEFGAWLREVRGPTTIVSTSHRPVPLVNHVLVGHRMFDLFTHADSDRIDPALNHATRTHGGPRSKRARATRARFRRPSRTQVVASLAEAAMLPAIMFIFSRNGCDEAVEQYLSTGVDLNSREEKTIVNAALEALRDDIADEDLGILGYHTFREGLLLGVAAHHAGMIPQFKQLVEELFSQGIIKVVFATETLALGINMPARTVVLEKLVKFNGEAHAMITPGEYTQLTGRAGRRGIDRIGHSVVVWHPTIEVSELAALASNRSYALNSAFGPTYNMTANLLSRMSSAEAAKVLETSFAQFQADKAVVGLARKVRKNEDTIAAYEKSMHCDLGDFAEYARLRRAISDTQKQETRTKSRNRQRDIVESLTALKVGDVVTMPAKRVGGRAVIIAPMSSRDGISRLPTVLTEQGKVWHLRPHEVTEPVASQGRVRVPKKFNHRQAGDRRQLLAILESAIADGRVDPDAHWESSRERHGESTTVAELQAQMRAHPCHDCPDREMHARWANRADKLIRENDSLIARIEGRTTSIALVFERVQDVLRGLGFEPAESTMLRRIYGERDLLVALTIRAGLWEKLNEPELAAFASIFVFQSRRDTLHAHRAPSADLKVVCDEAETIWRRLFHLEEQHALETTDEPDRGLIRPMYRWTEGKNLSESLRGSDIAAGDFVRWAKQSLDLLGQVAEVIDDDTAVRIRRTIDAIRRGVVADS; from the coding sequence ATGACTGATTCCACTCGCCCCTCAGATCCAACCGCTGCGGAAGAGACGCTGAGTCCCTCCGCCGCCTACGCCGACTTCCGGGCGCGCGCGGACTTCGCCCGCACTCCCTTGGGGCGGTTCATGGCGCGCACCGACTTCGAACTCGACGACTTCCAGATCGAGGCCTGCAGCCACCTGCAGGAAGGTGAGGACGTCCTCGTCACAGCACCCACCGGAGCGGGGAAGACGCTCATCGCCGAATTCGCGGTCGAACTCGCCCGCGACGAAGGCAAACGGGTCTTCTACACCACACCGATCAAAGCGCTGAGCAACCAGAAGTTCAATGACCTCGCCACCGTGCACGGGGCCGAGAACGTCGGCCTGCTCACCGGTGACACCTCGATCCGGCGGGATGCGCCGATCATCGTGATGACCACCGAGGTGCTGCGCAATATGCTCTACAACGATCTCGGGGGCCTGTCCGACCTCGGCTTCGTCGTCCTCGACGAAGTCCACTACCTTGCCGACAGGTTCCGCGGACCCGTGTGGGAAGAGGTCATCATCCATCTGCCCGATCGGGTGCAGATGGTGTCGCTGTCGGCGACGGTGTCGAATGTCGAGGAGTTCGGTGCGTGGCTGCGGGAGGTCAGGGGCCCCACGACGATCGTGTCGACCAGTCACCGCCCCGTGCCGCTGGTCAACCATGTCCTCGTCGGCCATCGCATGTTCGACCTGTTCACCCACGCCGATTCCGACCGGATCGACCCCGCGCTCAATCACGCCACCCGCACCCACGGGGGACCGCGTTCGAAACGCGCCCGTGCCACCCGAGCCCGGTTCCGGCGCCCCAGCCGCACGCAGGTCGTCGCCTCCCTCGCCGAGGCGGCCATGCTGCCCGCGATCATGTTCATTTTCTCCCGCAACGGCTGCGATGAGGCCGTCGAGCAGTATCTGAGCACCGGAGTCGATCTGAACTCGCGCGAGGAGAAGACGATCGTCAATGCTGCGCTCGAGGCGCTGCGGGATGACATCGCCGACGAAGACCTGGGCATCCTCGGCTACCACACGTTCCGCGAGGGACTGCTGCTCGGTGTGGCCGCACACCATGCGGGCATGATCCCCCAGTTCAAACAGCTCGTCGAAGAGCTGTTCTCGCAGGGCATCATCAAGGTCGTCTTCGCCACGGAGACCCTCGCTCTGGGCATCAACATGCCTGCACGCACTGTCGTGCTCGAAAAGCTCGTGAAGTTCAACGGCGAAGCCCATGCGATGATCACTCCGGGGGAGTACACGCAGCTGACCGGACGGGCCGGACGCCGCGGCATCGACCGGATCGGACATTCGGTCGTCGTGTGGCATCCGACCATCGAAGTCAGCGAACTCGCCGCCTTGGCGTCGAACCGGTCGTATGCCCTGAACTCGGCGTTCGGACCGACCTACAACATGACTGCGAACCTGCTTTCTCGGATGAGTTCGGCGGAGGCGGCGAAGGTCCTCGAGACCTCGTTCGCGCAGTTCCAAGCCGACAAGGCCGTCGTCGGTCTGGCACGGAAGGTGCGCAAGAACGAAGACACGATCGCCGCGTATGAGAAGTCGATGCACTGCGACCTCGGGGACTTCGCCGAATATGCGCGTCTGCGCCGGGCGATTTCGGACACGCAGAAGCAGGAGACGCGGACGAAGTCGCGCAATCGGCAACGCGATATCGTCGAATCCCTCACCGCGCTCAAGGTCGGTGATGTGGTGACGATGCCGGCCAAACGGGTCGGCGGCCGTGCCGTGATCATCGCCCCGATGAGCAGCCGGGATGGAATCTCCCGACTGCCCACAGTCCTCACCGAACAGGGCAAGGTCTGGCACCTGCGCCCGCATGAGGTGACCGAGCCGGTCGCCTCACAGGGCCGCGTGCGGGTGCCGAAGAAGTTCAACCACCGGCAGGCCGGCGATCGCAGGCAGCTGCTGGCCATCCTCGAATCCGCGATCGCCGACGGCCGAGTCGACCCCGACGCGCACTGGGAGTCGAGTCGGGAACGTCACGGTGAGAGCACGACCGTGGCCGAACTGCAGGCGCAGATGCGCGCGCACCCGTGCCACGACTGCCCGGATCGGGAGATGCACGCCCGGTGGGCCAACCGCGCCGACAAGCTCATTCGGGAGAACGATTCCCTCATCGCCCGCATTGAGGGCCGCACGACCTCAATCGCCCTCGTGTTCGAACGGGTCCAGGACGTGCTGCGCGGCCTCGGCTTCGAACCTGCCGAGTCGACGATGCTGCGTCGCATCTACGGCGAACGGGATCTGCTGGTGGCGCTGACGATCCGCGCCGGGCTGTGGGAGAAGCTCAATGAGCCCGAACTCGCAGCGTTCGCGTCGATCTTCGTGTTCCAGTCGCGCAGAGACACCTTGCATGCGCATCGGGCTCCGAGCGCCGATCTCAAGGTCGTCTGCGATGAGGCGGAGACGATTTGGCGTCGGCTCTTCCACCTCGAAGAGCAGCACGCGTTGGAGACCACCGATGAACCGGATCGCGGGCTCATCAGACCGATGTACCGGTGGACGGAGGGCAAGAACCTCTCCGAGTCGCTGCGCGGCAGCGACATCGCCGCAGGCGACTTCGTTCGCTGGGCGAAGCAGAGCCTCGATCTGCTCGGTCAGGTCGCCGAGGTCATCGACGACGACACCGCAGTGCGGATCCGACGGACGATCGACGCCATCCGTCGCGGAGTCGTCGCCGACTCCTGA
- a CDS encoding 5'-3' exonuclease H3TH domain-containing protein, protein MKPLVLLDTPALYYRAFYSVPDSIVNDDGQPVNAVRGVLDTVAQMIRRFDSARVVATMDADWRPAFRTAIMPEYKAARVKDEDAGTEIPPELAGQLPILNRVLAAAGIPIAEVAGTEADDVIATMAAESTTPVIIVSPDRDLLALIDADTDVSVLRPRKGGEWESVTQADLPSAYGVPDGPRYRELAALRGDPSDGLPGAPGIGEKTAATLLANFGSLESIIKAAKAGVKTGGLSPKRAATIIDVEDTLYKTLEVMRCLTDVDHRVDLSAVPNRFDRASVLAAAEGQNIRRSVDNLIGALESAGGGSETAGSSADNSHPGESRADGPGINDARAEQDGTPPLAQSSTAPGSARGPSSETGRSGGAAGTWVQSRLVGFDLETTGVDPATARIVTAAFVDSATQTRTWLADPGIDIPESARAVHGITTEYAQANGAPAAAVVTELCDEFAALKDEGAVVVGHNVVYDLSVMAAEVARHRPDIDFASIIPTIVDTFVLDKHIDPYRRGKRTLVDTAKTYRVDLLDAHDAAADALAALDISRALAEKSTEIAGLSNGEIMSAQAEWKRSQAAGLQAWLRKKGNAEAVVDGSWPMP, encoded by the coding sequence GTGAAGCCATTGGTTCTGCTCGATACGCCTGCACTGTACTACCGCGCCTTCTACTCGGTGCCGGATTCGATCGTCAACGATGACGGTCAGCCGGTCAATGCTGTTCGCGGGGTGCTCGACACCGTCGCCCAGATGATCCGCCGCTTCGATTCCGCCCGTGTGGTGGCGACGATGGACGCGGACTGGCGCCCGGCCTTCCGCACCGCGATCATGCCCGAATACAAGGCAGCCCGGGTCAAGGACGAGGACGCCGGCACGGAGATCCCGCCCGAATTGGCCGGGCAGCTGCCGATCTTGAACCGCGTGCTCGCTGCCGCGGGCATCCCCATCGCCGAGGTGGCCGGAACCGAGGCCGATGATGTCATCGCAACCATGGCGGCCGAGTCGACCACTCCAGTGATCATCGTCTCCCCCGACCGTGACCTGCTCGCGCTCATCGATGCGGACACCGACGTAAGCGTTCTGCGTCCTCGTAAGGGCGGGGAATGGGAGTCAGTGACTCAGGCCGATCTGCCGAGTGCCTACGGAGTGCCCGATGGGCCCCGCTATCGTGAGCTCGCGGCCCTGCGCGGCGACCCGTCGGATGGGTTGCCCGGGGCTCCGGGGATCGGGGAGAAGACCGCTGCCACGCTGCTGGCGAACTTCGGTTCGCTCGAGTCCATCATCAAGGCTGCGAAGGCCGGTGTGAAGACCGGCGGTCTGAGTCCGAAGCGGGCGGCGACCATCATCGACGTCGAAGACACCCTGTACAAGACGCTCGAAGTCATGCGCTGCCTCACCGATGTCGACCATCGCGTGGATCTCAGTGCCGTGCCGAACCGCTTCGACCGGGCCTCGGTCCTCGCAGCCGCAGAAGGACAGAACATCCGCCGTTCCGTCGACAATCTCATCGGTGCACTCGAATCTGCAGGCGGCGGTTCGGAGACCGCTGGTTCGAGCGCAGACAATTCGCACCCCGGTGAGTCGAGGGCCGACGGTCCGGGGATCAACGATGCGAGGGCCGAGCAGGACGGCACTCCCCCGCTCGCACAGTCCTCAACGGCACCGGGCTCGGCGCGTGGACCGTCTTCGGAGACCGGGCGGTCCGGCGGCGCGGCAGGCACGTGGGTGCAGTCCCGGCTCGTCGGCTTCGACCTCGAGACGACCGGAGTCGACCCGGCCACGGCCCGCATCGTCACCGCCGCCTTCGTCGACTCGGCGACGCAGACGCGGACCTGGCTGGCCGATCCCGGCATCGACATCCCCGAGTCGGCACGCGCCGTCCACGGCATCACCACCGAGTACGCTCAAGCCAACGGTGCGCCGGCGGCCGCAGTCGTCACCGAACTCTGCGATGAGTTCGCCGCGCTCAAGGACGAAGGTGCCGTCGTCGTCGGTCACAACGTCGTCTACGATCTGAGCGTGATGGCCGCCGAGGTGGCCCGCCATCGCCCGGACATCGACTTCGCATCGATCATCCCGACGATCGTCGACACCTTCGTCCTCGACAAGCACATCGATCCGTACCGCAGGGGAAAGCGCACACTCGTCGACACTGCGAAGACCTACCGAGTCGACCTCCTCGACGCCCACGATGCTGCCGCCGACGCGCTCGCGGCACTGGACATTTCCCGAGCGTTGGCCGAAAAGTCCACGGAAATCGCGGGTCTGAGCAATGGCGAGATCATGAGCGCCCAAGCCGAATGGAAACGCTCACAGGCCGCGGGACTCCAGGCCTGGCTGCGGAAGAAGGGCAACGCCGAAGCCGTCGTCGACGGTTCGTGGCCGATGCCCTGA
- a CDS encoding IS1634 family transposase, whose product MTRPSGWPVGKGYVTNIAANVMSANDVVGSYHDLWHVEQSFRMSKTDLRARPIFHRTRDAIEAHLTVVFTALAVSRFMQEATGLSLKKIVTTLRPLREFVGEIDGHELVFPPDIPPTAAKLIENVENFGPGSGH is encoded by the coding sequence ATGACAAGGCCGTCGGGTTGGCCGGTTGGAAAGGGCTACGTCACGAATATCGCAGCAAACGTGATGTCGGCCAACGATGTCGTCGGGTCTTATCATGACTTGTGGCATGTCGAGCAGTCATTTCGGATGTCGAAGACTGACCTTCGAGCCCGTCCGATCTTCCATCGCACTCGTGACGCGATCGAGGCGCACCTGACGGTTGTGTTCACGGCGTTGGCTGTATCGAGGTTCATGCAGGAAGCGACGGGGCTGTCCTTGAAGAAGATCGTGACCACACTGCGGCCTTTGCGTGAGTTCGTGGGCGAGATCGATGGGCACGAGCTCGTGTTCCCACCCGACATCCCTCCAACCGCCGCGAAGCTAATCGAAAATGTCGAGAATTTCGGGCCCGGGTCGGGACACTAA
- a CDS encoding IS110 family transposase codes for MSIISHLYAFVVGVDTHAKNHVYAVLTSSGEHVDTRDFPTSKAGLKRALDWVGRRTGGDQDTLWVIEGIGTYGAILAENVAEAGYTVAEAASMNARDRHATGKDDRIDAYRIAHTVLSMDESRLRFPRQADGPRQGLRILVKARQSMTQEKTRTINALTGLLRANDLGIDARRKLSVLSLIHLQKGSSQLRV; via the coding sequence ATGTCTATCATCTCGCATTTGTACGCGTTTGTCGTCGGCGTCGACACCCACGCGAAGAACCACGTCTACGCCGTGCTCACCAGTTCTGGTGAGCATGTCGATACTCGCGATTTCCCCACCAGCAAGGCCGGCCTGAAGCGGGCTTTGGACTGGGTCGGTCGCCGTACAGGCGGGGACCAGGACACCCTGTGGGTGATCGAGGGCATCGGCACCTACGGGGCGATCCTGGCTGAGAATGTCGCCGAGGCCGGGTACACGGTCGCCGAGGCTGCCAGCATGAACGCCCGCGACCGCCATGCCACAGGCAAGGACGACCGCATCGATGCCTACAGGATCGCTCACACCGTCCTATCAATGGACGAGTCGCGGCTGCGGTTTCCCAGGCAGGCCGATGGTCCGCGTCAGGGACTGCGGATCCTGGTCAAGGCCCGCCAGTCCATGACCCAGGAGAAAACGCGGACTATCAATGCGCTGACCGGCCTGTTGCGGGCCAATGACCTCGGGATTGATGCGCGCCGGAAACTGTCTGTGTTGTCCCTGATCCACCTTCAAAAGGGCTCTTCGCAGTTGAGGGTGTAA
- a CDS encoding cytochrome c oxidase assembly protein, which produces MNDAADLLQQVPLWLRFDFTSASWIVAVISLTLCSLYLAGAFKLWSQRRFWNPARLLSFVLGCVIAFLVTTLGVNAAAPHSLTALMFQQITLLTVVPPLLLTGAPGVLLLRTMPHGGFGGTILRAALGGLRSKWTGMLLHPAVPIIFALLAFPVLYLSDAISIFVSTRAGMEFLLVMFLLGGILAAVPLWSVDPLPRAQSFPSRFLDIAIELQIHAILGLTFLRMGRPIFEQYSMATNGIDPVYDQAVAGALLWTYAEMPLFLVLIICLARWFAQEQKSHKINQSSEDAAMDSYNEYLLDLSDQDRMHKQH; this is translated from the coding sequence GTGAACGACGCTGCTGACTTGTTGCAACAGGTACCGCTCTGGCTCCGTTTCGACTTCACTTCTGCGTCATGGATCGTCGCCGTAATTTCCTTAACTTTATGCTCGCTCTATCTGGCAGGAGCATTCAAGCTATGGTCTCAACGGCGATTTTGGAATCCGGCCCGGTTGCTTTCCTTTGTTTTGGGTTGCGTTATTGCATTCCTCGTAACGACTTTGGGAGTGAACGCGGCCGCGCCGCATTCGCTGACCGCGCTGATGTTTCAACAGATCACTTTATTGACCGTGGTCCCTCCGCTTCTACTCACTGGTGCCCCCGGTGTGCTTTTGCTCCGAACGATGCCACACGGCGGATTTGGTGGAACCATCCTCCGAGCGGCTCTCGGCGGGCTACGCTCGAAGTGGACAGGCATGTTGCTCCATCCCGCAGTTCCAATTATTTTTGCTCTTCTGGCATTTCCCGTCCTGTACCTGAGCGATGCAATCAGCATATTCGTATCAACTCGGGCCGGAATGGAGTTCCTGCTGGTGATGTTTCTACTCGGTGGAATCCTTGCCGCTGTTCCACTCTGGTCGGTTGATCCACTGCCTCGAGCGCAGTCCTTTCCCTCCCGATTCTTAGACATTGCCATTGAACTGCAGATTCACGCCATACTCGGACTAACCTTTCTGCGAATGGGTCGGCCTATTTTCGAACAGTATTCAATGGCGACTAACGGAATCGATCCTGTCTACGACCAGGCGGTTGCGGGTGCACTTCTATGGACATACGCCGAAATGCCGTTGTTCCTCGTGCTTATCATCTGTCTGGCTCGCTGGTTTGCGCAGGAACAGAAATCACACAAGATCAATCAGTCGAGTGAGGACGCGGCAATGGATTCTTACAATGAATACCTTTTAGATCTTAGCGACCAGGATAGAATGCATAAACAGCACTGA
- a CDS encoding RNA polymerase-binding protein RbpA produces MSERSLRGTQLGSRSLETEEGVEPAPRQMVEFECEDGTRFKVPFSIEAEVPSTWDSGIHGIGVRVGVNEPDGDPVKHVRSHWDMLLERRSFDELQVLLDERLAIRRGEVPAQS; encoded by the coding sequence ATGAGCGAACGCAGTCTCCGCGGAACACAGTTGGGCTCGCGCAGCCTCGAAACCGAAGAGGGCGTCGAGCCGGCACCGCGTCAGATGGTGGAGTTCGAGTGCGAGGACGGAACCCGTTTCAAGGTTCCCTTCTCGATCGAAGCCGAGGTCCCCTCGACGTGGGACTCCGGGATCCACGGCATCGGTGTGCGCGTCGGCGTGAATGAGCCCGACGGCGACCCCGTCAAGCACGTGCGCTCCCACTGGGACATGCTGCTCGAGCGTCGGTCCTTCGACGAACTCCAGGTGCTCCTCGACGAGCGCCTGGCGATCCGTCGCGGAGAGGTTCCCGCGCAGAGCTGA
- a CDS encoding metal-dependent hydrolase: protein MYFGGDVYSSVDPFATALGCADGKVSFIGSDEAAKALDPDAIDLEEDFLTPGFVHAGLVLDEAALSAQELYDAGFTHVHALGSAEATARFTAGAPEGLSVVAYPTLTDEGADPAAAGAGAVGGRASIDAARLLSEQTLPELSLFVLIDSNERLGEVLEALCADPALAQRCGYRLRLDFTIADELVEALGRSGVAITVDPVRPQPLAQLLAAGAQVSFCHSESSPWAGVRAAVVGDHGIGARAAFNAATRFAHRAAGNPEGGVLAPGADADIVRWQIERLVVQVADPRVAAWSTDPRSGTPGLPELAPDVSLPTRVAL, encoded by the coding sequence ATGTACTTTGGTGGAGATGTTTACAGCAGTGTCGACCCGTTTGCCACGGCACTGGGATGTGCTGACGGCAAGGTCTCGTTCATCGGTTCCGATGAGGCGGCCAAGGCCCTGGACCCCGATGCGATCGACCTGGAGGAGGACTTCCTCACACCCGGATTCGTCCACGCCGGGCTCGTCCTGGACGAGGCGGCCCTGAGTGCGCAGGAGCTGTACGACGCGGGCTTCACCCATGTCCACGCCCTCGGCAGCGCCGAGGCAACCGCCCGGTTCACCGCAGGAGCACCGGAGGGCCTGTCGGTCGTGGCCTATCCGACCCTGACCGACGAGGGTGCCGATCCCGCTGCTGCCGGTGCCGGTGCAGTCGGCGGGCGGGCCTCGATCGATGCCGCACGGCTGCTCAGCGAACAGACCCTGCCCGAGCTCAGCCTCTTCGTCCTCATCGATTCGAATGAGCGCCTCGGCGAGGTGCTCGAAGCACTGTGTGCCGACCCGGCGTTAGCGCAGCGGTGCGGATACCGACTGCGCCTCGACTTCACCATCGCCGACGAGCTGGTCGAAGCCCTGGGCCGCAGCGGGGTCGCGATCACCGTCGACCCGGTGCGCCCTCAGCCTCTGGCGCAGCTGTTGGCCGCCGGCGCGCAGGTCTCGTTCTGCCATTCGGAGTCTTCTCCCTGGGCAGGAGTGCGCGCCGCCGTCGTCGGCGATCACGGCATCGGCGCCCGCGCCGCCTTCAACGCAGCGACTCGATTCGCCCATCGAGCCGCCGGCAACCCCGAGGGCGGAGTGCTGGCCCCGGGAGCCGACGCAGACATCGTGCGCTGGCAGATCGAACGTCTCGTCGTTCAGGTCGCCGATCCGCGTGTCGCGGCATGGAGCACCGATCCGCGTTCGGGAACACCCGGGCTGCCGGAGCTCGCACCGGACGTGTCGCTGCCCACACGAGTCGCCCTCTGA